A genomic region of Rhizobium sp. NXC24 contains the following coding sequences:
- a CDS encoding F0F1 ATP synthase subunit delta codes for MPVADTSQHISGVAERYASSLFELALEEGAVPAVTADLDRFQAMLDDSEDLKRFVSSPVFSAEEQVGAVQALATKAGFGNYVTNFLKVVAGNRRLFALPGMIKAFRIIAAKHRGEVSAEVTSAHALTPAQEDELKAALKGVTGKDVAIAVTVDPSILGGLIVKVGSRQIDTSLRTKLSTLKLALKEVG; via the coding sequence GTGCCCGTGGCAGACACATCCCAGCATATTTCTGGTGTCGCAGAGCGATATGCCTCGTCATTGTTCGAGCTGGCCCTCGAAGAGGGTGCTGTTCCGGCAGTGACCGCCGATCTCGATCGGTTTCAAGCCATGCTGGATGACAGCGAAGATCTGAAGCGTTTCGTCTCGAGCCCGGTCTTTTCGGCCGAAGAGCAGGTCGGTGCCGTCCAGGCGCTGGCAACGAAGGCGGGCTTCGGCAATTACGTCACCAATTTCCTCAAGGTCGTGGCAGGCAACCGGCGCCTTTTTGCGCTGCCGGGCATGATCAAGGCTTTCCGTATCATCGCCGCGAAGCATCGCGGCGAAGTTTCCGCCGAGGTCACCTCGGCGCATGCGCTGACCCCGGCGCAGGAAGATGAATTGAAGGCGGCGCTGAAGGGCGTCACCGGCAAGGACGTGGCGATTGCCGTCACCGTCGATCCGTCGATTCTTGGTGGCCTGATCGTCAAGGTCGGTTCGCGTCAGATCGATACGTCCCTTCGCACCAAACTCTCCACCCTTAAGCTTGCATTGAAAGAGGTCGGCTGA
- a CDS encoding DUF4345 family protein — translation MELYFPTDLGEQLAYCSAAFTALIGFLAMFAPGYTYRFLKLQVREGRPEAYAEGRSAGGFYLGFGLVAILLAQPMVYLALGASFAVAAFGRILSIMSDRGSVLVNLLLLVVQAILAALPLLYGLGYI, via the coding sequence ATGGAGCTTTATTTTCCGACTGACCTGGGCGAACAGCTTGCCTATTGCTCGGCGGCGTTTACGGCGCTCATCGGGTTCCTCGCGATGTTCGCGCCTGGCTATACCTATCGTTTCCTGAAGTTGCAGGTGCGCGAAGGGCGGCCGGAAGCCTATGCCGAGGGACGTTCGGCCGGCGGCTTCTATCTGGGCTTCGGGCTGGTCGCTATCCTGCTGGCGCAGCCGATGGTCTACCTGGCGCTCGGGGCGTCCTTTGCCGTTGCCGCATTCGGTCGCATCCTCTCGATCATGTCGGATCGGGGAAGCGTTCTCGTGAATTTGTTACTTCTGGTTGTCCAGGCGATTTTGGCGGCTCTACCGCTTCTTTACGGATTGGGCTATATTTGA
- a CDS encoding primosomal protein N' has product MTKDSSDLFGALFEAAPAHPTMSRTVPVLVPMPAPKPYSYAVPEGMAVEPGSVVQVPLGPRQVIGVVWDGGDEGGVDPKKLRPISHVFDCPPLTKEMRDFIDWVAAYTLSPPGLVARMALRAPAAFDPEPMVEGLRFVGGAPERLTPARTRVMETAKDGLSWTRSGLAHAAGVSTGVVDGLIAQGIFETIFLPPPPVVARPDPDFTASRLEGPQREAADEILAEVRKGEFSVSLIDGVTGSGKTEVYFEAIAEMLKRGKQVLILLPEIALTASFLERFQDRFGAKPAEWHSDLAPRMREKVWRQAVTGEVRVVAGARSALFLPFEDLGLIIVDEEHDPAYKQEDRVYYNARDMAVVRGRIGDFPVVLVSATPSVESQVNGQSGRYSTIHLPTRYGDAALPDLHLIDMRRHAPERGGFLSPLLIRAIGKTVEKGEQSLLFLNRRGYAPLTLCRVCGHRFQCPQCSSWLVEHRFRGQIQCHQCGYAERTPEACPECGTLDHLIACGPGVERIAEEVERHFPEARTIVLSSDIMGGVKRLRLELEAIAKGEADIVIGTQLVAKGHNFPLMTLVGIVDADLGLANGDPRAAERTFQLLSQVTGRAGRTGLKSHGLLQTYQPQHPVMQAIVSGDAGAFYEREISERERAILPPFGRLASIIVSADTRQDAETHARGLRNAAPQVQGISVLGPAEAPLALVRGRHRFRLLVHGRRNSDMQGFLRALLAQSPKERGSVQVQLDIDPQSFL; this is encoded by the coding sequence ATGACTAAAGATTCGTCCGATCTGTTCGGCGCGCTGTTTGAAGCTGCGCCCGCACACCCGACCATGAGCCGCACGGTCCCGGTTCTGGTGCCGATGCCGGCGCCGAAGCCCTATTCCTATGCGGTTCCGGAAGGCATGGCGGTCGAGCCCGGCTCGGTCGTGCAGGTGCCGCTCGGGCCGAGGCAGGTGATCGGTGTCGTCTGGGATGGCGGCGATGAGGGCGGCGTCGATCCGAAGAAGCTGCGGCCGATCAGCCATGTCTTCGATTGCCCGCCGCTGACCAAGGAGATGCGCGATTTCATCGACTGGGTGGCCGCCTATACGCTGTCGCCGCCGGGGCTGGTGGCGCGCATGGCGCTGCGCGCGCCCGCAGCCTTCGATCCCGAACCGATGGTCGAGGGCCTTCGTTTTGTCGGCGGCGCACCGGAACGGCTGACACCCGCCCGCACCCGGGTCATGGAGACGGCAAAGGACGGCCTCTCGTGGACGCGGAGCGGGCTGGCGCACGCTGCCGGCGTTTCGACTGGAGTCGTCGACGGGCTGATCGCGCAGGGCATTTTCGAAACCATATTCCTGCCGCCGCCGCCCGTCGTCGCCAGGCCCGATCCGGATTTCACCGCCTCGCGGCTCGAAGGCCCGCAGCGCGAAGCGGCCGATGAAATCCTTGCCGAGGTGCGCAAGGGCGAGTTCTCCGTTTCGCTGATCGATGGCGTCACCGGCTCGGGCAAGACCGAGGTCTATTTCGAGGCGATCGCCGAGATGCTGAAGCGCGGCAAGCAGGTGTTGATCCTGCTGCCGGAAATCGCGCTGACGGCGAGTTTCCTCGAGCGCTTTCAGGATCGCTTCGGCGCCAAGCCGGCCGAGTGGCACTCGGACCTGGCGCCGCGCATGCGCGAAAAAGTCTGGCGGCAGGCGGTGACCGGCGAGGTCCGGGTCGTTGCCGGCGCGCGCTCGGCGCTGTTCCTGCCCTTCGAAGACCTTGGCCTGATCATCGTCGACGAAGAGCACGATCCCGCCTACAAGCAGGAGGATCGGGTCTATTACAATGCCCGCGACATGGCGGTCGTGCGCGGCCGGATCGGCGATTTTCCGGTAGTGCTGGTGTCGGCGACCCCTTCGGTCGAGAGCCAGGTCAACGGCCAGAGCGGGCGTTACAGCACCATTCATCTGCCGACCCGCTACGGGGATGCGGCTCTTCCGGACCTGCATCTGATCGACATGCGCCGGCATGCGCCGGAGCGCGGCGGGTTCCTCTCGCCGCTGCTAATTCGGGCGATCGGCAAAACGGTGGAAAAGGGCGAACAGTCGCTGCTGTTCCTCAACAGGCGCGGCTATGCACCGTTGACGCTCTGCCGCGTCTGCGGGCATCGCTTCCAATGTCCGCAATGTTCGAGCTGGCTGGTGGAACACCGTTTCCGTGGACAGATCCAGTGCCATCAATGCGGCTATGCCGAACGGACGCCTGAAGCCTGCCCGGAATGCGGCACGCTCGACCATCTCATCGCCTGCGGTCCGGGCGTCGAGCGCATTGCCGAGGAGGTCGAGCGGCATTTTCCCGAAGCGCGGACCATCGTGCTCTCCTCCGACATCATGGGCGGCGTCAAGCGGCTGCGGCTGGAGCTGGAGGCCATTGCCAAGGGCGAGGCGGATATCGTCATCGGCACGCAGCTCGTCGCCAAAGGACACAATTTCCCGCTGATGACGCTGGTCGGCATCGTCGACGCCGATCTTGGTCTTGCCAATGGCGATCCGCGTGCAGCCGAGCGGACATTCCAGCTTCTGTCGCAGGTGACCGGCCGCGCCGGGCGAACCGGGCTCAAGAGCCACGGCCTGTTGCAGACCTATCAGCCGCAGCACCCCGTCATGCAGGCGATCGTCTCCGGCGATGCCGGCGCTTTCTATGAGCGCGAGATTTCGGAGCGCGAAAGAGCCATATTGCCGCCCTTCGGCCGGCTCGCCTCGATCATCGTCTCGGCCGATACCCGGCAGGATGCGGAAACTCATGCCCGCGGCCTGCGCAATGCGGCGCCGCAGGTCCAGGGCATATCGGTGCTCGGGCCGGCTGAAGCGCCGCTCGCCCTGGTGCGGGGCCGCCATCGTTTCCGCCTGCTTGTGCACGGCCGGCGCAATTCAGATATGCAGGGGTTCCTTCGCGCTTTGCTGGCACAATCGCCGAAGGAGCGCGGTTCCGTGCAGGTGCAGCTTGACATCGATCCACAGAGTTTCCTGTAG
- a CDS encoding 1-acyl-sn-glycerol-3-phosphate acyltransferase, giving the protein MARRGSITALGQLAEAIALVSQGQPGHIVDTLIAERGQKIVRNPLWPLMRPFLYTLLRYNKAIEFANDIAKLPGFQCFEYMSDLLRLDIGVTHAERIPASGGFILVSNHPTGIADGVAVFDLLKTRRPDMMVFANRDAVRVNPRFAEMIIPVEWREEYKSKLKTRETLQITNRAVAEGKVTVLFPSGRIAYWANGKLNERPWKTSAVGLARKYNLPILPVHLTARNSGLFYWFAKWSTELRDMTVFHELLNKRGDRFDFLIGNLIPVEHLDGDVNEVTKALEKHTVFDLAADGNTTFAPVGPPAAVQDMAAAVAEHSV; this is encoded by the coding sequence ATGGCACGTCGCGGTTCGATAACTGCATTGGGACAACTTGCAGAAGCAATTGCTTTGGTGTCCCAGGGCCAGCCCGGACATATCGTCGATACGCTGATCGCCGAGCGCGGCCAGAAGATCGTTCGCAACCCACTCTGGCCCTTGATGCGGCCCTTTCTCTACACGCTGCTGCGCTACAACAAGGCGATCGAATTTGCCAACGACATCGCCAAGCTGCCGGGTTTCCAGTGCTTCGAATATATGAGCGATCTGCTGCGGCTCGATATCGGGGTAACCCACGCCGAACGCATCCCGGCTTCCGGCGGCTTCATTCTCGTCAGCAACCATCCGACCGGCATTGCCGACGGCGTCGCCGTCTTCGATCTCCTGAAGACGCGCCGGCCCGATATGATGGTTTTCGCCAATCGCGATGCCGTCCGCGTCAATCCGCGATTCGCCGAGATGATCATCCCGGTCGAATGGCGTGAGGAATATAAGAGCAAACTGAAGACGCGCGAAACGCTGCAGATCACCAATCGCGCCGTTGCCGAGGGCAAGGTTACCGTGCTCTTCCCCTCCGGCCGCATCGCCTATTGGGCAAACGGCAAGCTGAACGAGCGGCCTTGGAAGACATCGGCCGTGGGGCTGGCGCGTAAGTATAATCTGCCGATCCTGCCGGTGCATCTGACAGCGCGCAATTCCGGGCTGTTCTATTGGTTCGCCAAATGGTCGACGGAGCTGCGCGACATGACGGTGTTCCACGAGCTCCTCAACAAGCGCGGCGACCGCTTCGATTTCCTGATCGGCAATCTCATCCCGGTCGAGCATCTGGACGGCGACGTCAACGAAGTGACGAAGGCGCTGGAGAAGCATACGGTGTTCGATCTGGCTGCCGACGGAAATACGACGTTTGCGCCGGTCGGTCCTCCGGCTGCGGTCCAGGATATGGCAGCCGCCGTCGCGGAGCATTCCGTTTGA
- a CDS encoding tyrosine recombinase XerC: MNELLIIADPELMAERSRWLDTLGQERRLSAHTLDAYERDTRQFLTFLTGHLGGPATIKDIHALRPADFRGFLAARRKDGAGARSLGRNLAGLRSLLRYLEKKGLVNAAGAGAVRSPKQPKSLPKPLSDTQAITVVSDEAQMHDEPWIAARDTAVLTLLYGCGLRISEALDLTPEDVRPGATALRITGKGNKTRLVPLLPIVVEAVEKYRALCPYHLNADAPLFRGARGGKLHAGLIQRGMQKLRCAFGLPDTATPHALRHSFATHLLAGGGDLRTIQELLGHASLSTTQVYTGVDSSRLLEVYDRAHPRA; the protein is encoded by the coding sequence CTGAACGAGTTGCTGATTATCGCCGATCCCGAGCTGATGGCTGAGCGCAGCCGTTGGTTGGATACGCTCGGCCAGGAGCGGCGGCTTTCGGCCCATACGCTGGATGCCTACGAGCGTGACACGCGGCAATTCTTGACGTTTCTGACCGGCCATCTCGGTGGCCCGGCGACAATCAAGGATATCCATGCGCTACGCCCCGCCGACTTCCGCGGTTTTCTGGCTGCGCGCCGCAAGGATGGCGCGGGTGCGCGTTCGCTCGGGCGCAACCTCGCCGGCCTTCGTTCGCTGCTGCGCTATCTTGAAAAGAAAGGCCTGGTGAACGCGGCCGGCGCCGGAGCGGTACGCTCGCCGAAGCAGCCGAAATCACTGCCGAAGCCGCTGTCGGACACCCAGGCGATCACCGTCGTCAGCGACGAGGCGCAGATGCATGACGAGCCTTGGATTGCCGCGCGCGACACGGCAGTGCTGACCCTGCTCTATGGCTGTGGCCTGCGCATCTCCGAAGCGCTGGATCTGACGCCGGAAGACGTGCGCCCCGGCGCGACGGCGCTACGGATCACCGGCAAGGGCAACAAGACCCGGCTGGTGCCGCTGCTGCCCATCGTCGTCGAAGCGGTCGAGAAATACCGTGCGCTCTGCCCCTATCATCTCAACGCAGATGCCCCGCTCTTTCGCGGCGCGCGCGGCGGCAAGCTGCATGCCGGCCTTATCCAGCGCGGCATGCAGAAGCTGCGCTGCGCCTTCGGGCTGCCGGACACGGCGACGCCCCATGCGCTGCGCCATTCTTTCGCCACGCATCTGCTCGCAGGTGGCGGCGACCTGCGTACGATCCAGGAATTGCTCGGCCATGCCAGCCTTTCGACAACACAGGTCTATACTGGGGTCGATTCATCGCGGCTGCTGGAGGTCTATGACCGGGCTCACCCGCGGGCGTAA
- a CDS encoding TraB/GumN family protein, producing the protein MMSALGIKTARLTASRFGDILLWLATAFPWMLMTALIVALLSLAPAHAEEAASDSCGGKDLMAELQKSDPAKYASILAEGDKVANGKGIFWKIEKSGLKPSWLLGTMHVSDARVVTMPKGAAEASAGADTIVVESDEILDDKKAMAALFGNPSLMMLTDGSTISQHLSPEENAKLEAGLKQRGVSLATVAHMQPWLISSSFEMTGCEVRRKTAGMKFLDQKLASDAIASGKQVKGLETLAEQAKAMSDLPIELHVKSLIQTLELGDKINDVNETMTDLYLAGNIGAIVPMLKNIVPDQNLSDDDTAAFEQRIILDRNKVMAERAAPILAKGNAFIAVGALHLVGDQGLVELLRKQGFTVTAAN; encoded by the coding sequence ATAATGTCTGCTCTCGGAATCAAGACAGCGCGGCTGACAGCGTCGAGATTCGGTGACATTCTCCTCTGGCTGGCGACGGCCTTTCCCTGGATGCTGATGACGGCATTGATCGTGGCTCTGTTGTCGCTGGCGCCTGCGCATGCCGAAGAGGCCGCGTCCGATAGCTGCGGCGGCAAAGATCTGATGGCTGAACTGCAAAAGAGCGACCCCGCCAAATATGCCTCGATCCTCGCCGAGGGTGACAAGGTGGCGAATGGCAAGGGCATCTTCTGGAAGATCGAAAAGTCCGGCCTAAAACCCTCCTGGCTGCTCGGCACCATGCATGTCAGCGACGCGCGCGTGGTGACCATGCCGAAGGGCGCAGCCGAAGCAAGTGCCGGGGCGGATACGATCGTCGTCGAATCCGATGAAATCCTCGACGACAAGAAGGCGATGGCAGCTCTCTTCGGCAATCCGTCTTTGATGATGCTGACCGACGGCTCGACCATTAGCCAGCATCTGTCGCCGGAAGAGAATGCCAAGCTGGAAGCGGGCCTGAAACAGCGCGGCGTGTCGCTCGCCACCGTCGCCCACATGCAACCTTGGTTGATTTCGAGCTCTTTCGAAATGACCGGCTGTGAAGTCCGCCGCAAGACGGCCGGCATGAAATTCCTCGATCAGAAGCTTGCGAGCGACGCGATCGCTAGCGGCAAACAGGTGAAGGGGCTGGAAACACTGGCCGAACAGGCCAAGGCCATGAGCGATCTGCCGATCGAACTTCACGTGAAATCGCTGATCCAGACGCTGGAACTCGGCGACAAGATCAACGACGTCAACGAAACCATGACCGATCTCTATCTCGCCGGCAATATCGGCGCGATCGTCCCGATGCTGAAGAACATCGTGCCGGATCAGAACCTGTCCGACGATGATACCGCCGCCTTCGAACAGCGCATCATTTTGGACCGCAACAAGGTAATGGCCGAACGCGCCGCGCCGATCCTCGCCAAGGGCAACGCCTTCATCGCCGTCGGCGCACTGCATCTGGTCGGCGATCAGGGTCTGGTGGAACTGCTGCGCAAGCAGGGTTTTACGGTGACGGCGGCGAACTGA
- a CDS encoding DUF2867 domain-containing protein, giving the protein MSGGGDDGRRFLLRVVVSELPQPSFVCLAIRWLCYFAESETADAKMPAKPVMVKPNMPHPALPGADWADCYELQVQESDFTAVAAARTMFGKFPFWVRSLLKLRDTVVSVFGLKSTGHHSLNTSETIGFFPIVSKSENQVVLGFDDKHLDFRVVIDVRDDGRGRRLIDITTLVKRKILLGQIYIAVITPFHRLIVETVLTDFGKRMGALSSPPSP; this is encoded by the coding sequence GTGAGCGGCGGCGGTGATGACGGCCGCCGTTTCCTTTTGCGGGTTGTCGTGAGCGAATTGCCGCAGCCGTCGTTTGTATGTCTGGCTATACGTTGGCTGTGCTACTTTGCAGAGAGTGAAACAGCAGACGCCAAAATGCCGGCAAAGCCCGTAATGGTTAAACCAAATATGCCGCATCCCGCATTGCCGGGCGCGGACTGGGCTGATTGTTACGAGCTACAGGTACAGGAATCGGATTTTACGGCAGTCGCTGCCGCGCGCACAATGTTCGGCAAATTTCCTTTTTGGGTGCGGTCACTGCTAAAGCTGCGCGATACGGTCGTCAGCGTCTTCGGCCTGAAATCTACGGGACATCACTCCCTAAATACGTCGGAAACAATCGGCTTCTTTCCGATCGTCAGCAAATCAGAGAACCAAGTTGTTCTCGGCTTCGACGACAAGCACCTTGATTTCCGTGTCGTAATCGATGTGCGGGATGATGGTCGGGGGCGTCGACTCATCGATATAACGACGCTCGTGAAACGGAAAATCTTGCTCGGCCAGATCTATATCGCTGTGATCACGCCGTTCCATCGGTTGATTGTCGAGACAGTGCTGACTGACTTCGGCAAACGAATGGGCGCGCTCAGTTCGCCGCCGTCACCGTAA
- the lpdA gene encoding dihydrolipoyl dehydrogenase, with protein MSYDVIIIGTGPGGYVCAIKAAQLGLKVAVIEKRATFGGTCLNIGCIPSKALLHASEMFHHAGHGMDALGVEVAAPTLNLSKMMAHKDATVKANTDGVAFLFKKNKIDTFQGTGKIVATGKVSVTAEDGKVTEIEGKNIVIATGSDVAGIPGVSLEIDEKVIISSTGGIALDKVPANMIVVGGGVIGLELGSVWSRLGAKVTVVEYLDTILGGMDGEVSKQFQRMLAKQGIDFHLSAKVTGVEKVGDGAKVTFEPVKGGDKVVLDADVVLVSTGRKPYTAGLGLEEAGVALDVRGRVEIDGHFKTNVPGIYAIGDVVKGPMLAHKAEDEGVALAEILAGQAGHVNYDVIPSVVYTQPEVASVGKTEEELKAAGIAYKVGKFPFTANGRARAMLATDGFVKILADKETDRVLGGHIVGFGAGEMIHEIAVLMEFGGSSEDLGRTCHAHPTMSEAVKEAALATFFKPIHM; from the coding sequence ATGTCCTACGATGTGATCATTATCGGAACCGGCCCCGGCGGCTATGTCTGCGCTATCAAGGCGGCGCAGCTCGGCCTCAAGGTGGCAGTCATCGAAAAGCGCGCCACGTTCGGCGGCACCTGCCTCAACATCGGCTGCATCCCGTCCAAGGCGCTGCTGCATGCCTCCGAAATGTTCCATCATGCCGGCCATGGCATGGACGCGCTCGGCGTCGAAGTCGCAGCACCGACGCTCAATCTTTCGAAGATGATGGCGCACAAGGATGCGACGGTGAAGGCGAACACCGACGGCGTCGCTTTCCTCTTCAAGAAGAACAAGATCGATACCTTCCAGGGCACCGGCAAGATCGTCGCTACCGGCAAGGTTTCCGTCACGGCCGAGGATGGCAAGGTGACCGAGATCGAGGGCAAGAACATCGTTATCGCCACCGGCTCCGACGTTGCCGGCATTCCGGGCGTGTCGCTCGAAATCGATGAGAAGGTGATCATTTCGTCCACCGGCGGCATCGCGCTCGACAAGGTGCCGGCCAACATGATCGTCGTCGGCGGCGGTGTCATCGGCCTCGAGCTCGGCTCGGTCTGGTCGCGCCTCGGCGCCAAGGTCACGGTCGTCGAATATCTCGACACCATTCTCGGCGGCATGGACGGCGAAGTCTCCAAGCAGTTCCAGCGCATGCTGGCCAAACAGGGCATCGACTTCCATCTCAGCGCCAAGGTCACCGGCGTCGAAAAGGTCGGCGACGGCGCCAAGGTCACCTTTGAGCCGGTCAAGGGCGGCGACAAGGTGGTGCTCGATGCCGATGTCGTGCTGGTGTCGACCGGCCGCAAGCCCTACACGGCCGGTCTCGGCCTGGAAGAGGCAGGCGTTGCCCTCGATGTCAGGGGCCGCGTCGAAATCGATGGCCATTTCAAGACCAATGTTCCTGGCATCTATGCCATCGGCGACGTGGTGAAGGGCCCGATGCTGGCGCACAAGGCGGAAGACGAGGGCGTGGCGCTTGCCGAAATCCTCGCCGGTCAGGCTGGCCATGTGAATTACGATGTCATTCCGAGCGTGGTCTACACGCAGCCCGAAGTCGCCTCCGTCGGCAAGACCGAGGAAGAGCTGAAGGCCGCGGGCATCGCCTACAAGGTCGGCAAATTCCCCTTCACCGCCAATGGCCGCGCCCGCGCCATGCTGGCGACGGACGGTTTCGTCAAGATCCTGGCGGACAAAGAGACTGACCGCGTTCTCGGCGGCCACATCGTCGGCTTCGGCGCTGGCGAGATGATCCACGAGATTGCCGTGCTGATGGAATTCGGCGGCTCGTCGGAAGATCTCGGCCGCACCTGCCATGCGCATCCGACCATGTCGGAAGCCGTAAAGGAAGCCGCGCTCGCGACCTTCTTCAAGCCGATCCATATGTAA
- a CDS encoding LysE family transporter has translation MQYVLEFLGLMAVFSIFIVAPGADFAVILRQSIVHGRRAAVMTGLGMGFSLLFHVSYTILGLGLIVSQSLMLFSLIKWAGVLYLVYLGIKSFREPGFKVKEIEIGEEDRKPVSIWRCLATGFITNALNPKPVLFFLSLFSTLVHHDTPALIQFSYGIGMATALVAWFAGVSVFFTVKPVRDRFIAGGKWFNRITGAALVGFGIRLALARATD, from the coding sequence ATGCAATATGTCTTGGAATTCCTCGGCCTGATGGCGGTGTTTTCGATTTTCATCGTCGCACCGGGCGCTGACTTCGCCGTCATCCTGCGCCAGAGCATCGTGCATGGCCGCCGCGCGGCCGTCATGACCGGCCTCGGCATGGGCTTCTCTCTGCTTTTCCACGTCAGCTATACCATTCTCGGCCTCGGTCTCATCGTCTCGCAATCGCTGATGCTCTTCAGCCTGATCAAATGGGCCGGCGTCCTTTATCTCGTCTATCTCGGCATCAAGTCTTTCCGGGAGCCCGGCTTCAAGGTGAAGGAGATCGAGATCGGCGAGGAGGATCGCAAGCCGGTTTCCATCTGGCGCTGCCTGGCAACGGGTTTCATCACCAATGCGCTCAATCCGAAGCCGGTGCTGTTTTTCCTGTCGCTGTTTTCGACGCTCGTGCATCACGACACGCCGGCGCTCATTCAGTTTTCCTATGGCATAGGCATGGCGACGGCGCTTGTCGCCTGGTTTGCCGGCGTCTCCGTCTTCTTCACCGTCAAGCCGGTCCGCGATCGCTTCATCGCCGGCGGCAAATGGTTCAACCGCATCACTGGAGCGGCACTTGTCGGCTTCGGTATCCGCCTCGCATTGGCGCGGGCGACCGACTAA
- a CDS encoding SDR family oxidoreductase, translating into MTGKSPVLLVTGGSRGIGAAVSIAAARQGWAVAVNYASNKAAAEAVVTAIRDAGGEAIAVAGDVGSPEDIRSIFSTVDQHFGRLDGLVNNAGIVDRVQRLDEMTPERLDRMFRINITGSMLAAAEAVRRMSTRHGGKGGAIVNLSSVAATLGGGGQYVDYAASKGAIDTFTLGLAREVAAEGIRVNAVRPGIIDTEIHAAAGLPDRAREIAPQLPMKRAGTAEEVADAILYLLGAQASYITGAVLDVSGGR; encoded by the coding sequence ATGACTGGCAAATCCCCTGTTCTTCTCGTCACCGGCGGCAGCCGCGGCATCGGGGCGGCAGTGTCGATTGCGGCTGCCCGGCAAGGCTGGGCCGTGGCCGTCAATTACGCTTCGAACAAGGCGGCTGCTGAGGCGGTCGTCACCGCGATTAGGGATGCCGGCGGCGAGGCGATTGCGGTCGCCGGCGATGTCGGCTCGCCCGAGGATATCAGGTCCATTTTCTCCACCGTCGACCAGCATTTCGGTCGGTTGGACGGTCTCGTCAACAATGCCGGCATCGTCGATCGCGTGCAGCGTCTGGACGAGATGACGCCGGAGCGCCTCGACCGGATGTTTCGCATCAACATCACCGGCTCGATGCTGGCCGCCGCGGAAGCCGTTCGCCGCATGTCCACTCGCCATGGCGGCAAGGGCGGCGCGATCGTCAACCTCTCCTCCGTGGCAGCCACCCTTGGTGGCGGTGGGCAATATGTCGATTATGCGGCTTCCAAGGGCGCGATCGATACGTTCACGCTCGGCCTGGCGCGCGAGGTGGCGGCCGAGGGCATAAGGGTCAATGCGGTGCGGCCGGGCATTATCGATACGGAAATCCACGCGGCGGCAGGCCTGCCAGACCGTGCGCGCGAGATCGCTCCGCAACTGCCGATGAAGAGGGCGGGGACCGCGGAAGAGGTGGCGGACGCCATCCTCTACCTGTTGGGAGCCCAGGCATCCTATATAACGGGCGCCGTCCTCGATGTGAGCGGCGGCCGCTGA
- a CDS encoding DUF4241 domain-containing protein yields MSKWPMRTMRGLLCAVAAWMPFSAAADDFDVAKLSSNLDLASLSDADLAARSITVFHMGDVELTSGRIVASDPLVGPDRPAFVRIVAPGNYPVSIYKAFGRVAAAGLRFADGKPARWELALIPGQDIKSLKNDEFFGYPVDAGLGCYMDAETYALIQEREQQVRTQKSATDINYYDDVLAPEIEANDDKYVMHRPVTGKRGNVAVFWSGWGDGFYPVFWGLDAKDRPLVLFTDFGVTENADGRHEPGGG; encoded by the coding sequence ATGTCGAAATGGCCCATGCGGACGATGCGCGGACTCTTGTGCGCCGTCGCCGCGTGGATGCCATTTTCCGCCGCCGCGGATGATTTCGACGTTGCCAAGCTCAGCAGCAATCTCGATCTGGCGTCGCTGAGCGACGCCGATCTCGCCGCCCGGTCGATCACTGTCTTTCACATGGGCGATGTCGAATTGACGTCCGGCCGCATCGTCGCCAGCGATCCTCTGGTCGGGCCGGATCGTCCCGCCTTCGTCAGGATCGTTGCGCCGGGCAACTATCCCGTGTCCATCTACAAGGCCTTCGGCCGCGTTGCCGCGGCCGGCCTGCGCTTTGCCGATGGCAAGCCGGCGCGCTGGGAGCTGGCGCTCATTCCCGGCCAGGATATCAAGTCGCTGAAGAACGACGAGTTCTTCGGCTATCCGGTCGATGCCGGTCTTGGCTGCTATATGGATGCGGAAACATACGCCCTGATCCAGGAACGGGAGCAGCAGGTCCGCACCCAGAAGTCCGCCACCGACATCAATTACTACGATGATGTGCTCGCTCCCGAGATCGAGGCGAATGACGACAAATATGTCATGCATCGGCCGGTGACCGGCAAGCGCGGCAATGTCGCGGTGTTCTGGAGCGGATGGGGCGATGGTTTCTACCCGGTGTTCTGGGGCCTCGATGCGAAGGATCGCCCGCTTGTCCTCTTTACGGATTTCGGGGTGACAGAAAATGCAGACGGTCGGCACGAACCAGGGGGAGGGTGA